A region of Takifugu rubripes chromosome 6, fTakRub1.2, whole genome shotgun sequence DNA encodes the following proteins:
- the zfyve16 gene encoding zinc finger FYVE domain-containing protein 16, translating into MDSFFKAAVCDLDKLLDDFELNTEELECKPVFLKPSAYPFYSLGSQCLPSEPPSAPLNLPDLNSLHYGSASSLPDSSGGRSHCSADVREVKGQPLTTVDLLSSVDRRPAKSAAPPCPDRALKPVCDLVNDTSSAILVRANSHDAFSELDAAEKQMEEEEGLLVDFDCPVVPGQGEQQGWLNQSADNNEEHVSAEKNDLLGLNSHEPNGEYSASLSLLDVILPAAVERSSESTGVPQSPATIALALQEELKDAEATCAKRPVSNSDCCEPHGSLPGCSIEGVTTSTTKEEESQKALNGSDTEPPEVLKAENSDSDPVILSCLPLAVSLCGALVNPVTVKDDSEQATKELGEADVSESTEADASAALGAGEDGSCSEQPVHSSDPVGQAVVEGRVSPEEQRPSLEPSAVVPSADLVSCECTSPSEPSEFGFEYLPESDQAELLVTDEELDAFLQAHAEAEQGSRVSCCSGSAELNGPERLKETDQDPESRPEADLRRRGSGQEDVEGLLCPESDKILRVEGTLNSGAPSALQDPCTPCDDESDVTSLLSHSSTSNTLQSQHRSPNHQPSYGGARPKQLHCQTSRPPPAGEEGEDQAQGISGATKDTNVAEDGEMSLTSPSLTGEHSNSFHSTPEHEEYSVGFDELSEPPPYPGEPPTDGAGPAGRRSEGAEELGSRQPSWVPDSEAPNCMNCSQRFTFTKRRHHCRACGKVYCAVCCNRKCKLKYLEKEARVCLICFDSINRAQALERMMSPVGPSPNPNIPSEYCSTIPPLQQARAAGTLNSPPPTVMVPVSVLKHPNDSCPREQKRVWFADGILPNGEVADTSKLSVTSRRDSQEFSSVTPDQPAPSSAELEGVDGGSSCPEGPGAAEVVRPPLSGPWDYALLCGLGSSVEKVPSLLPNNEEELPPLLIITGEDEAGDVLVEENPAPCQILHLLAEGGPRPLTFALNANLLVNVKLVTCSGRQCWCFGSTGLQALGQKELVFLLECLPDEKVLPKDLFSLYLNIYQEAQKGKFLEELDNVTFTSTFLGSKDHAGMLFFSPTYQPLDGLTLPSQPFLFGLLIQKLEVPWAKVFPIRLLLRLGAEYNVYPTPLISVRFRESVFRETGHTIMNLLADLRNYQYSLSVVEGLRIHMEMGHIYIDIPKSSYSDMQRVVNVSNEHVISIGAHFSTEADSHLVCFQNEEGSYQTQASSMPGKTRTVTGASFVVFNGALKASSGFIAKSSIVEDGLMVQIPPETMESLRTALREQTDFHIPCGRNDGGEVRENVTVRWVDWSSPVNRGKTSGVDGRPLDGVRSVRVLQDTDFESDGRTIRCTEVFYQLKTLDRSLESVLSSCSGFQKEIALAACSALTPHLAVLASAGINSLSLRISTQADMVEYQAGCGGRLLPQRYMNELDGALIPVIHGGSASVPQTAMDMEFTFYITHSI; encoded by the exons ATGGACAGTTTCTTTAAGGCGGCTGTGTGTGATTTGGACAAACTCCTTGATGACTTTGAACTCAATACAG AAGAGCTTGAGTGCAAGCCGGTGTTCCTGAAGCCTTCTGCGTACCCCTTCTACTCTCTGGGCTCTCAGTGTTTACCCTCTGagcccccctctgccccccttAACCTCCCTGACCTCAACTCTCTTCATTATGGCTCTGCCAGCAGTCTTCCCGACAGCTCTGGCGGTCGGAGCCATTGCAGCGCCGATGtcagggaggtcaaaggtcaaccccTTACCACAGTAGATCTTCTCTCATCTGTGGATCGCAGGCCAGCTAAGAGCGCCGCTCCCCCCTGCCCGGATAGGGCTCTAAAGCCCGTGTGCGACCTTGTGAACGACACCAGCTCGGCCATCCTGGTCAGGGCCAACAGCCACGATGCTTTCAGTGAGCTGGATGCGGCAGAGAAGcagatggaagaggaggagggcctTCTTGTGGACTTTGATTGCCCTGTGGTTCCTGGACAAGGGGAACAGCAAGGATGGCTGAACCAGAGTGCTGACAATAACGAGGAGCACGTGTCTGCAGAGAAGAACGACCTGCTGGGGTTGAATTCCCACGAGCCGAATGGCGAATACTCCGCTTCACTGAGTCTGCTGGATGTGATTCTTCCTGCAGCGGTAGAGAGGAGTTCCGAGTCCACGGGTGTTCCACAGTCACCAGCAACCATTGCGTTGGCTCTTCAGGAGGAGCTCAAGGATGCGGAGGCGACTTGTGCGAAGAGACCAGTCAGTAACTCTGACTGTTGTGAACCACATGGATCTCTGCCTGGTTGTAGCATTGAGGGAGTTACCACCTCAACCACTAAGGAAGAGGAGTCACAAAAAGCCTTGAATGGAAGCGACACAGAGCCTCCTGAAGTCTTAAAAGCGGAGAACTCAGACAGTGACCCGGTTATCTTATCATGCCTGCCTTTAGCTGTGTCTCTATGTGGAGCTCTGGTGAACCCAGTGACCGTCAAAGATGATTCCGAACAGGCCACAAAGGAGCTTGGAGAGGCAGACGTCTCTGAGAGCACTGAAGCTGACGCTTCGGCAGCGTTGGGAGCTGGAGAGGACGGGTCCTGTTCTGAACAGCCCGTTCATTCGTCAGATCCTGTCGGCCAGGCGGTTGTCGAGGGCAGGGTGTCGCCAGAGGAGCAGCGTCCCAGTCTTGAACCTTCTGCCGTCGTCCCCTCTGCCGACCTTGTTTCCTGCGAGTGCACCAGCCCGTCCGAACCGTCAGAGTTCGGCTTTGAGTATCTGCCCGAGAGTGACCAGGCTGAGCTGCTGGTCACCGACGAGGAGCTGGATGCATTCCTGCAGGCGCACGCCGAGGCAGAGCAGGGTAGCAGGGTTTCCTGTTGCTCGGGCTCTGCGGAGTTAAATGGGCCCGAGAGACTCAAGGAAACGGATCAAGATCCGGAGAGCAGACCCGAAGCGGACCTGAGGAGACGTGGCAGTGgacaggaggacgtggagggtCTGCTGTGTCCAGAAAGTGACAAAATATTACGTGTGGAGGGAACCTTGAACTCTGGTGCTCCATCAGCATTGCAGGATCCTTGCACACCCTGCGATGATGAATCCGATGTCACGTCACTATTAAGCCATTCTTCAACCAGCAACACATTACAGTCCCAGCACAGAAGCCCAAACCACCAACCCTCCTATGGAGGAGCAAGACCTAAACAGCTACACTGCCAAACCTCTAGACCTCCACCAGCaggggaagaaggagaggaCCAGGCTCAGGGGATCAGCGGAGCTACAAAGGACACCAACGTAGCAGAGGATGGCGAGATGTCACTGACCAGCCCGAGTCTCACAGGGGAGCATTCCAACTCTTTCCATTCCACCCCGGAGCACGAGGAGTACAGCGTGGGGTTTGATGAGCTTTCAGAACCCCCACCTTACCCCGGGGAGCCACCAACGGATGGTGCCGGGCCGGCGGGTAGGAGGAgtgagggagcagaggagctggggaGCAGGCAGCCTTCGTGGGTGCCTGACTCGGAAGCTCCCAACTGTATGAACTGCAGCCAGAGGTTCACTTTCACTAAGAGGCGACATCACTGTCGAGCATGTGGAAAA GTTTACTGCGCCGTgtgctgcaacaggaagtgtaaGCTCAAGTACTTGGAGAAAGAGGCTCGTGTGTGCCTCATCTGCTTTGATTCCATAAACAGAG CTCAGGCCCTGGAGCGCATGATGAGTCCTGTGGGTCCCAGTCCGAATCCCAACATCCCGTCTGAGTACTGCAGCACCATCCCGCCTCTGCAGCAGGCCCGAGCCGCTGGCACCCTCAACTCTCCCCCGCCGACGGTCATGGTGCCCGTGTCTGTCCTCAAGCACCCAAACGACA GTTGTCCTCGTGAACAGAAGCGTGTCTGGTTTGCTGATGGCATCTTACCCAACGGGGAGGTGGCAGATACATCCAAACTGTCCGTGACGAGCCGCAGAGACTCACAGGAGTTCAGCAGCGTCACTCCTGACCAACCAGCA CCCAGTTCGGCAGAGTTGGAGGGTGTCGATGGGGGTTCCTCTTGTCCAGAAGGCCCGGGGGCTGCAGAGGTCGTCCGACCGCCGCTGTCTGGACCCTGGGACTACGCCCTGCTTTGTGGACTCGGCTCTTCGGTGGAGAAAGTACCCAGTCTGCTGCCAAATAATGAGGAGGAACTCCCCCCTCTGCTCATCATCACTGGAGAGGATGAAGCAGGAG ATGTTCTGGTGGAGGAAAATCCTGCTCCCTGTCAGATTTTGCACCTATTAGCCGAGGGAGGaccccgacctctgacctttgccctgaATGCCAACCTGCTTGTTAATGTCAAACTGGTTACAT GTTCCGGTCGACAGTGCTGGTGTTTCGGCTCCACCGGGCTGCAGGCTCTGGGTCAGAAAGAGCTGGTGTTTTTGTTGGAGTGTCTGCCAGATGAGAAAGTGCTTCCCAAAGACCTCTTCTCACTATATCTCAACATTTACCAGGAAGCTCAGAAAG GGAAGTTCTTGGAGGAATTGGACAACGTGACATTCACGAGCACGTTCCTGGGCAGTAAGGACCACGCCGGaatgctcttcttctctcctaCCTATCAGCCTCTGGATGGCCTCACTCTGCCCTCCCAGCCTTTCCTGTTCGGCTTGCTCATCCAGAAACTGGAGGTGCCCTGGGCTAAAGTCTTTCCAATCAGGCTCCTTCTGCGGCTCGGAGCTGAATACAACG TGTATCCGACTCCACTGATAAGTGTCCGCTTTCGAGAGTCCGTGTTTCGCGAGACGGGCCATACCATCATGAATTTACTGGCT GACCTGAGGAATTACCAGTACAGCCTCTCTGTGGTGGAGGGTCTGAGGATCCACATGGAGATGGGTCACATCTATATCGACATTCCAAAGTCAAGCTACAGCGAC atgCAGAGGGTCGTAAATGTGTCCAACGAACACGTCATCAGCATCGGGGCGCATTTTAGCACAGAGGCCGATTCTCACCTGGTGTGCTTCCAGAACGAGGAGGGAAGCTACCAGACCCAGGCCAGCAGCATGCCCGGGAAGACCCGCACAG TGACTGGAGCCAGTTTCGTGGTGTTCAACGGAGCCCTGAAAGCCTCCTCTGGCTTCATCGCCAAGTCCAGCATTGTTGAAG ACGGTTTAATGGTGCAAATTCCTCCCGAGACCATGGAGTCCCTGCGCACCGCCCTGAGGGAGCAGACCGACTTCCACATACCCTGTGGCAGGAACGACGGAGGGGAGGTCCGGGAGAACGTCACTGTCCGCTGGGTCGACTGGAGTTCACCTGTCAACAGAGG TAAAACCAGTGGCGTGGATGGGAGGCCTCTGGACGGCGTGCGCAGCGTGCGAGTGCTGCAGGACACCGACTTTGAGTCGGACGGACGAACCATCAGGTGCACCGAG GTGTTTTACCAGCTCAAAACTCTGGACCGCAGCCTCGAGTCGGTGCTGTCGTCCTGCAGCGGCTTCCAGAAGGAAATCGCCCTGGCGGCCTGCAGCGCCCTGACGCCTCATCTCGCCGTTCTCGCCTCCGCTGGCATCAACTCGCTCTCTCTCCGCATCTCAACGCAGGCTGACATG GTGGAGTACCAGGCCGGCTGTGGGGGCCGGCTGCTGCCCCAGCGTTACATGAACGAGCTGGACGGCGCCTTGATCCCCGTCATCCACGGAGGTAGCGCCAGCGTGCCCCAGACTGCCATGGACATGGAGTTCACGTTCTACATCACACACTCCATCTAA
- the ckmt2a gene encoding creatine kinase, mitochondrial 2a (sarcomeric) isoform X2, which translates to MANSFTRLMSGRNTAVLLASLGAGTMATGLLLSENNLAAEAKKKLYPPSSDFPDLRKHNNCMASALTPAIYSRLRDKVTPNNWTLDQCIQTGVDNPGHPFIKTVGCVAGDEESYEVFADLFDPVIKDRHNGYDPRTMIHPTDLDASKITSGMFDERYVLSSRVRTGRSIRGLSLPPACSRAERREVERVAVTALAGLKGDLAGRYYSLGDMTEHEQQQLIDDHFLFDKPVSPLLTSAFMARDWPDARGIWHNNEKTFLIWINEEDHTRIISMEKGGNMKRVFERFCRGLKQVEQLIQERGWEFMWNEHLGYILTCPSNLGTGLRAGVHVRLPKLSKDARFSKILDNLRLQKRGTGGVDTAATGDTFDISNNDRLGKSEVELVQLLIDGVNYLIECEKRLEKGQDIKVPAAIAQFRK; encoded by the exons ATGGCAAACTCTTTTACGCGCCTCATGTCTGGCCGCAACACGGCCGTGTTGCTGGCCAGCTTGGGCGCCGGAACCATGGCGACCGGCCTCCTGCTGAGCGAAAACAACCTGGCTGCCGAAGCCAAGAAGAAGCTGTACCCTCccag CTCGGACTTCCCCGACCTGAGGAAGCACAACAACTGCATGGCCTCGGCTCTGACGCCGGCCATTTACTCCAGACTGAGGGACAAGGTCACCCCCAACAACTGGACCCTGGACCAGTGCATCCAAACTGGAGTGGACAACCCCGGGCACCCTTTCATCAAGACAGTGGGCTGTGTGGCTGGAGACGAGGAGAGCTACGAG GTCTTTGCCGACCTCTTTGACCCGGTCATCAAGGACAGACACAACGGCTATGACCCTCGAACCATGATCCACCCCACTGACCTGGACGCCTCCAAG ATCACCAGCGGCATGTTTGATGAGAGATACGTCCTTTCCTCTCGCGTGCGGACCGGCCGCAGCATCCGCGGGCTGAGCCTTCCCCCGGCCTGCTCCAGGGCCGAGCGGCGCGAAGTGGAGCGGGTGGCGGTCACCGCCCTGGCCGGCCTGAAGGGCGACTTAGCCGGACGCTACTACAGCCTGGGAGACATGACGGAgcacgagcagcagcagctcattgaT gaccacttcctgtttgacaagCCCGTGTCACCTTTGCTCACATCGGCCTTCATGGCCCGGGACTGGCCCGATGCCAGGGGGATCTG GCACAACAACGAGAAGACCTTCCTGATCTGGATCAACGAGGAGGACCACACCAGGATCATCTCCATGGAGAAAGGAGGCAACATGAAGAGAGTGTTTGAGAGGTTCTGCAGAGGACTCAAACAG GTGGAGCAGCTGATCCAGGAAAGAGGATGGGAATTTATGTGGAATGAGCATCTTGGCTACATCCTCACGTGTCCCTCTAACCTGGGCACCGGCCTCAGGGCTGGAGTTCACGTACGTCTGCCAAAACTCAGCaag GACGCACGATTCAGCAAAATCCTGGATAACCTCCGACTCCAGAAGAGAGGGACGGGAGGGGTGGACACCGCTGCCACCGGAGACACCTTCGACATTTCCAACAACGACCGTCTGGGCAAATCAGAG gtggagCTGGTCCAGCTGCTGATCGACGGGGTCAACTACCTGATCGAGTGCGAGAAGAGGCTGGAGAAGGGACAGGACATCAAAGTCCCAGCTGCCATCGCCCAGTTCAGGAAATAA
- the LOC101070351 gene encoding ubiquitin-conjugating enzyme E2 L3-like codes for MTATRRLARELSDLREAGVKHFCNIQVDEANMLCWQGLIVPDCAPYEKGAFRIELTFPAEYPFKPPKITFKTKIYHPNIDEKGQVCLPIISPENWKPATKTDQVLQSLISLVISPQPEHPLRADLAEEYSRDRAKFMKNAEEFTRKHSEKRPID; via the exons ATGACTGCGACCAGGAGACTAGCTAGG GAGCTTTCCGACCTCCGTGAAGCTGGGGTGAAGCATTTTTGCAACATTCAAGTAGATGAGGCGAACATGTTATGCTGGCAAGGGCTCATTGTTCCC GACTGTGCTCCTTATGAAAAGGGAGCGTTTAGGATTGAGCTCACCTTCCCCGCGGAATACCCTTTCAAACCGCCAAAGATCACGTTCAAGACAAAAATCTACCATCCTAACATCGATGAAAAGGGTCAGGTGTGTCTGCCAATCATTAGTCCTGAAAACTGGAAACCGGCCACAAAAACTGACCAAG TCCTCCAGAGTCTCATTAGTCTGGTGATCTCCCCTCAGCCGGAACATCCACTGAGGGCCGACCTCGCAGAGGAATACAGCAGAGATCGTGCAAAATTCATGAAGAACGCAGAGGAGTTCACAAGGAAACACAGTGAAAAGCGACCCATTGACTGA
- the ckmt2a gene encoding creatine kinase, mitochondrial 2a (sarcomeric) isoform X1 yields the protein MANSFTRLMSGRNTAVLLASLGAGTMATGLLLSENNLAAEAKKKLYPPSSDFPDLRKHNNCMASALTPAIYSRLRDKVTPNNWTLDQCIQTGVDNPGHPFIKTVGCVAGDEESYEVFADLFDPVIKDRHNGYDPRTMIHPTDLDASKITSGMFDERYVLSSRVRTGRSIRGLSLPPACSRAERREVERVAVTALAGLKGDLAGRYYSLGDMTEHEQQQLIDDHFLFDKPVSPLLTCAFMARDWPDGRGIWHNNEKTFLIWINEEDHTRIISMEKGGNMKRVFERFCRGLKQVEQLIQERGWEFMWNEHLGYILTCPSNLGTGLRAGVHVRLPKLSKDARFSKILDNLRLQKRGTGGVDTAATGDTFDISNNDRLGKSEVELVQLLIDGVNYLIECEKRLEKGQDIKVPAAIAQFRK from the exons ATGGCAAACTCTTTTACGCGCCTCATGTCTGGCCGCAACACGGCCGTGTTGCTGGCCAGCTTGGGCGCCGGAACCATGGCGACCGGCCTCCTGCTGAGCGAAAACAACCTGGCTGCCGAAGCCAAGAAGAAGCTGTACCCTCccag CTCGGACTTCCCCGACCTGAGGAAGCACAACAACTGCATGGCCTCGGCTCTGACGCCGGCCATTTACTCCAGACTGAGGGACAAGGTCACCCCCAACAACTGGACCCTGGACCAGTGCATCCAAACTGGAGTGGACAACCCCGGGCACCCTTTCATCAAGACAGTGGGCTGTGTGGCTGGAGACGAGGAGAGCTACGAG GTCTTTGCCGACCTCTTTGACCCGGTCATCAAGGACAGACACAACGGCTATGACCCTCGAACCATGATCCACCCCACTGACCTGGACGCCTCCAAG ATCACCAGCGGCATGTTTGATGAGAGATACGTCCTTTCCTCTCGCGTGCGGACCGGCCGCAGCATCCGCGGGCTGAGCCTTCCCCCGGCCTGCTCCAGGGCCGAGCGGCGCGAAGTGGAGCGGGTGGCGGTCACCGCCCTGGCCGGCCTGAAGGGCGACTTAGCCGGACGCTACTACAGCCTGGGAGACATGACGGAgcacgagcagcagcagctcattgaT gaccacttcctgtttgacaaacCTGTCTCTCCATTGTTGACATGTGCCTTTATGGCCAGAGACTGGCCAGACGGTAGAGGCATCTG GCACAACAACGAGAAGACCTTCCTGATCTGGATCAACGAGGAGGACCACACCAGGATCATCTCCATGGAGAAAGGAGGCAACATGAAGAGAGTGTTTGAGAGGTTCTGCAGAGGACTCAAACAG GTGGAGCAGCTGATCCAGGAAAGAGGATGGGAATTTATGTGGAATGAGCATCTTGGCTACATCCTCACGTGTCCCTCTAACCTGGGCACCGGCCTCAGGGCTGGAGTTCACGTACGTCTGCCAAAACTCAGCaag GACGCACGATTCAGCAAAATCCTGGATAACCTCCGACTCCAGAAGAGAGGGACGGGAGGGGTGGACACCGCTGCCACCGGAGACACCTTCGACATTTCCAACAACGACCGTCTGGGCAAATCAGAG gtggagCTGGTCCAGCTGCTGATCGACGGGGTCAACTACCTGATCGAGTGCGAGAAGAGGCTGGAGAAGGGACAGGACATCAAAGTCCCAGCTGCCATCGCCCAGTTCAGGAAATAA